The Streptomyces sp. NBC_01775 genome includes a region encoding these proteins:
- the mscL gene encoding large conductance mechanosensitive channel protein MscL, whose amino-acid sequence MSNEKTPEKNGILTGFREFLMRGNVVELAVAVVVGTAFSKIVDAVVKGFINPLVGAVGTQDLDKYNSCLKGPCSIDSSGEAKGVVLNWGPVLSATLTFMITAAVVYFLMILPMNKYKERQAAKAGPVEVPKTEIELLTEIRDVLVAQRTGEPGSDGSTPASAPASASPESGSDASVARQRDGGVSTDK is encoded by the coding sequence TTGAGCAACGAGAAAACCCCCGAGAAAAACGGCATCCTGACCGGGTTCAGGGAGTTCCTGATGCGCGGCAACGTGGTCGAGCTGGCCGTTGCCGTTGTCGTAGGAACGGCCTTCAGCAAGATCGTGGATGCCGTCGTCAAGGGGTTCATCAACCCGTTGGTGGGGGCCGTCGGCACACAGGACCTGGACAAGTACAACTCGTGTCTCAAGGGCCCGTGCTCGATCGACAGCAGCGGCGAGGCAAAGGGCGTCGTACTGAACTGGGGCCCGGTCCTCAGCGCCACGCTGACGTTCATGATCACGGCGGCTGTCGTCTACTTCCTCATGATCCTGCCCATGAACAAGTACAAGGAGCGGCAAGCCGCCAAGGCAGGCCCGGTCGAGGTCCCCAAGACCGAGATCGAGCTGCTCACGGAGATCCGCGACGTGCTGGTCGCGCAGCGCACCGGCGAGCCCGGGAGCGATGGCTCCACACCGGCCTCCGCACCGGCCTCCGCCTCGCCCGAGAGCGGCTCGGACGCGTCGGTGGCACGGCAGCGCGACGGGGGCGTCAGTACGGACAAGTAG
- a CDS encoding FmdB family zinc ribbon protein: protein MQKFTDDSLTVCPNCEGRLKKVFSAVGIVFKGSGFYRNDSRSSSSSSSPAPAGSSSDSSAKNSDSKGSDSSSSSSTSDSSSSSSSSSESKSSGKSESKSTPKASTSA, encoded by the coding sequence GTGCAGAAGTTCACGGACGACTCGCTGACCGTGTGCCCGAACTGCGAGGGGCGCCTCAAGAAGGTCTTCTCGGCCGTCGGCATCGTCTTCAAGGGCTCCGGCTTCTACCGCAACGACAGCCGCAGCTCCTCATCGAGCAGCAGCCCTGCCCCGGCCGGCTCCTCCTCGGACTCGTCCGCCAAGAACAGCGACTCCAAGGGCTCGGATTCCTCGTCCTCCTCGTCCACCTCGGACTCGTCCTCGTCCAGCTCCTCCTCTTCGGAGTCGAAGTCCTCGGGGAAGAGTGAGAGCAAGAGCACTCCGAAGGCGAGCACGTCGGCCTGA
- a CDS encoding P1 family peptidase yields MDTHDAQGTRAPRDALTDVPGLRVGHAQRTDDGWLTGTTVVLTPENGAVAGVDARGGAPGTRETDALDPKNIVERIHAVVLSGGSAFGLDAASGVMAWLEEQSRGVRVGPDPSQVVPVVPAAVIFDLGRGGRWKARPDASLGRKAVEEAAATAPGAPVAEGCVGAGTGAVVGGLKGGIGTASTTLPSGAVVGVLVALNAAGSATDPATGALYGELTGGVPRIPTEDEHAEAEMLLAEAREETGRRTAGSLRPTLNTTLAVVATDASLTRPQAQRLAGSAHDGLARAVRPIHLMHDGDAVFALSTGERQPVEGEFNDVLAAGADVVTRAVVKAVRAAEGVDGPGGVFPSYRDLYGEVPPDPYAEDFPEDGPAD; encoded by the coding sequence ATGGATACTCACGACGCTCAGGGAACGCGTGCTCCGAGGGACGCGCTGACCGACGTGCCCGGTCTGCGCGTGGGTCACGCGCAGCGGACGGACGACGGTTGGCTGACGGGCACGACAGTGGTGCTGACCCCCGAGAACGGCGCCGTCGCAGGGGTGGACGCCCGGGGTGGGGCGCCGGGCACCCGCGAGACCGACGCCCTGGATCCGAAGAACATAGTGGAGCGGATCCACGCCGTCGTCCTCAGCGGCGGAAGCGCGTTCGGTCTCGACGCGGCCTCAGGTGTGATGGCCTGGCTGGAGGAACAGAGCCGCGGCGTACGGGTCGGCCCGGACCCCTCGCAGGTGGTGCCGGTGGTGCCGGCGGCGGTCATCTTCGATCTGGGGCGCGGGGGCCGCTGGAAAGCAAGGCCGGACGCGAGTCTGGGCAGGAAAGCGGTGGAGGAGGCGGCGGCCACCGCACCCGGGGCACCGGTGGCGGAAGGCTGTGTGGGTGCCGGGACGGGGGCGGTCGTCGGCGGGCTCAAGGGCGGAATCGGCACCGCCAGCACGACACTGCCCTCCGGCGCGGTCGTCGGCGTCCTGGTCGCACTCAACGCCGCGGGCTCGGCGACAGATCCCGCCACGGGCGCCCTCTACGGCGAACTGACGGGTGGCGTTCCGCGGATCCCGACGGAGGACGAGCACGCCGAGGCGGAAATGCTGCTGGCGGAGGCGCGGGAGGAGACCGGCCGGCGGACGGCGGGATCGCTGCGGCCGACCCTCAACACGACGCTGGCGGTGGTGGCGACCGACGCGTCCCTCACCCGCCCGCAGGCGCAGCGCCTGGCGGGCAGCGCGCACGACGGGCTGGCCCGGGCGGTGCGTCCGATCCATCTGATGCACGACGGGGACGCCGTCTTCGCGCTGTCGACGGGGGAACGGCAACCGGTCGAGGGGGAGTTCAACGACGTGCTGGCGGCGGGGGCCGACGTGGTGACCCGGGCGGTGGTGAAGGCAGTCCGCGCGGCGGAGGGCGTGGACGGGCCGGGCGGCGTCTTCCCCTCGTACCGCGACCTTTACGGCGAGGTGCCGCCGGATCCTTACGCCGAGGACTTCCCGGAGGACGGCCCGGCCGACTGA
- a CDS encoding potassium/proton antiporter, whose amino-acid sequence MTVDSLNQLLLFSALVLLVAVAAVRLSSRSGLPSLLIYLGIGVAIGQDGIGFGFSDAELTQVLGYAALVVILAEGGLSTKWRDIRPSVPAAAVLSTFGVGVSVTVTALAAHYLVGLHWQASLLMGAVVSSTDAAAVFSVLRKVPLPRRLTGVLEAESGFNDAPVVLLVVTFSSLDALHHPWYFLAGEIVMELAIGLLVGLVVGKLGELGMRHVALPASGLYPIAVLALCVLAYAGGALAHGSGFLAVYVAALILGNGKLPHRPAVRGFADGMAWIAQIGLFVLLGLLVTPHDLWKDFWPAMLIGLALTLVARPLSVFLCLERFRISWQDKVLLSWAGLRGAVPIVLATIPMVADVSGSQRIFNIVFVLVVVFTVLQGPSLPWLAQKLRLNEADEAEDVDIESAPLERLRGHLLSVSIPESSRMHGVEVAELRLPTGAAVTLVVRGGTSFVPSPTTVLRHGDELLVVATNEVRDAAERRLLSVSRGGKLAGWLGTGGSTALRG is encoded by the coding sequence CTGACCGTCGACAGCCTCAACCAACTACTGCTCTTCAGCGCCCTCGTCCTGCTCGTCGCCGTCGCGGCCGTCCGCCTCTCCTCCCGCAGCGGGCTCCCCAGCCTGCTGATCTACCTCGGGATAGGCGTGGCCATAGGGCAGGACGGAATCGGATTCGGCTTCTCGGATGCCGAGCTGACCCAGGTTCTCGGATACGCCGCCCTTGTGGTGATCCTCGCCGAGGGCGGGCTCAGTACGAAATGGCGCGACATCCGACCTTCTGTCCCGGCGGCTGCCGTGCTGTCGACGTTCGGCGTCGGCGTGAGCGTCACCGTCACCGCCCTCGCGGCCCACTACCTGGTAGGGCTTCACTGGCAGGCGTCGCTCCTGATGGGCGCCGTGGTCTCCTCGACGGACGCCGCGGCGGTCTTCTCAGTGCTGCGCAAGGTGCCACTCCCCCGGCGGCTCACCGGAGTGCTGGAGGCCGAGTCCGGCTTCAACGACGCACCCGTCGTGCTCCTGGTCGTCACCTTCTCCTCGCTCGACGCCCTGCACCACCCCTGGTACTTCCTGGCCGGCGAGATCGTCATGGAACTGGCCATCGGCCTCCTGGTGGGACTGGTTGTGGGCAAGCTGGGTGAGTTGGGAATGCGCCATGTGGCACTGCCCGCCTCCGGCCTCTACCCGATCGCCGTACTGGCGCTGTGCGTGCTCGCGTACGCCGGGGGCGCCCTGGCGCACGGATCCGGATTCCTGGCGGTCTACGTCGCGGCGCTCATCCTCGGCAACGGAAAACTGCCGCACCGTCCCGCGGTGCGCGGCTTCGCGGACGGCATGGCCTGGATAGCGCAGATCGGACTGTTCGTCCTGCTGGGCCTGCTCGTCACTCCGCACGACCTGTGGAAGGACTTCTGGCCGGCCATGCTGATCGGGCTGGCACTGACCCTGGTCGCGCGCCCGCTTTCGGTCTTCCTCTGCCTGGAGCGGTTCCGCATCTCCTGGCAGGACAAGGTGCTGCTGTCCTGGGCAGGGCTGCGCGGCGCGGTGCCCATCGTGCTGGCGACCATCCCGATGGTCGCCGATGTCTCCGGAAGCCAGCGCATTTTCAACATCGTCTTCGTGCTGGTCGTCGTCTTCACCGTCCTCCAGGGCCCCAGCCTGCCCTGGCTCGCGCAGAAGCTGCGGCTGAACGAGGCGGACGAGGCGGAGGACGTCGACATCGAATCGGCGCCCCTGGAGCGGCTGCGGGGCCATCTGCTGTCCGTCTCCATCCCGGAGTCCTCCCGGATGCACGGCGTAGAAGTGGCCGAACTGCGCCTTCCCACGGGTGCGGCCGTCACCCTGGTGGTACGCGGCGGGACGAGCTTCGTCCCCTCGCCCACAACAGTGCTGCGCCACGGCGACGAACTGCTGGTGGTCGCGACGAACGAGGTCCGGGACGCCGCGGAGCGCCGCCTGCTGTCGGTCAGCCGGGGCGGCAAGCTCGCCGGATGGCTGGGCACGGGCGGGAGTACGGCTCTGCGGGGGTAG
- a CDS encoding MFS transporter, with protein MEAPATTTDDARPDRRSPERPGYGHLLRTEGAWSFLLPGFLARQPFAMLTIGIVLLVEHTSGSFGLAGAVSATAGISMALIAPQSGKLADRFGQGAVLVPQVFLHALAVGVLITVALLDAPLWVLFAATVPAGATAPQISPMVRSRWAARLRGSPLMNTAAAFESVTDEFTFVVGPVLATALCTGVHPAAGLIAEATVSLLGGLVFAAQRRTQPVPARAGLARRRGPGEDGEDLKGAKGSVAPDEAGSPASALAVPGTRVLIAAVLGIGMVFGGMQVSLTAFTESTGQPGINGVMYGVFAAGNMLAAVAVGTIRWKRGPQSRLLIAYPALVAAAALMAVASQLGPWTALLGALGMLTGLCVAPCMITCFTLIETLVPAGARTEAFTWLTGAIALGQAAGSTVAGQLADRAGAVTGFLAPFAGTGLALLVLLAFRKALRSPDSGRVAARGLGHRTAVPVD; from the coding sequence GTGGAAGCCCCGGCCACCACGACTGACGACGCGCGCCCCGACCGGCGCTCCCCCGAACGCCCCGGATACGGACACCTCCTGCGCACAGAAGGCGCCTGGTCCTTCCTCCTTCCCGGTTTTCTGGCCAGACAGCCCTTCGCGATGCTCACCATCGGCATCGTCCTGCTGGTGGAACACACCTCCGGCTCGTTCGGGCTGGCCGGGGCCGTGTCGGCCACGGCCGGCATTTCCATGGCCCTCATCGCGCCGCAGAGCGGCAAGCTCGCCGACCGCTTCGGCCAGGGCGCGGTGCTGGTGCCGCAGGTGTTCCTGCACGCGCTTGCCGTCGGCGTTCTGATCACGGTGGCGCTCCTGGACGCCCCCCTGTGGGTCTTGTTCGCGGCAACCGTCCCCGCCGGAGCCACCGCGCCGCAGATCAGTCCCATGGTGCGGTCCCGCTGGGCGGCGCGCCTGCGGGGCTCGCCCCTGATGAACACGGCTGCGGCCTTCGAGTCGGTGACGGACGAGTTCACGTTCGTCGTCGGACCGGTGCTGGCGACAGCGCTGTGCACCGGGGTTCATCCGGCTGCCGGACTGATCGCGGAGGCCACGGTCTCCCTCCTGGGAGGGCTGGTCTTCGCCGCGCAGCGCCGTACCCAGCCCGTCCCGGCCCGGGCCGGCCTCGCCCGGCGTCGGGGACCCGGCGAGGACGGCGAAGACCTCAAGGGGGCGAAGGGTTCCGTCGCACCGGATGAAGCCGGTTCTCCGGCGTCCGCGCTGGCCGTGCCCGGTACGCGGGTGCTGATCGCCGCCGTACTCGGCATCGGAATGGTCTTCGGCGGAATGCAGGTCTCCCTGACGGCGTTCACCGAGTCGACAGGGCAGCCGGGCATCAACGGCGTCATGTACGGCGTCTTCGCTGCGGGCAACATGCTGGCGGCGGTCGCCGTGGGCACCATCCGGTGGAAGCGCGGGCCGCAATCCCGGCTGCTGATTGCCTACCCCGCTCTCGTGGCGGCAGCGGCGCTGATGGCGGTGGCGTCGCAGCTGGGGCCGTGGACGGCGCTGCTGGGCGCGCTCGGAATGCTGACCGGACTGTGTGTGGCGCCGTGCATGATCACCTGTTTCACGCTGATCGAGACGCTGGTGCCCGCAGGAGCGCGTACCGAGGCGTTCACCTGGCTGACCGGAGCCATCGCGCTGGGCCAGGCCGCCGGTTCGACGGTGGCGGGCCAATTGGCGGACCGTGCGGGAGCCGTCACCGGATTCCTCGCCCCTTTCGCCGGAACAGGCTTGGCGCTCCTTGTGCTGCTGGCCTTCCGGAAGGCGCTCCGTTCCCCGGACAGCGGGCGGGTGGCGGCGCGTGGGCTGGGTCACCGAACGGCGGTCCCGGTGGACTGA
- a CDS encoding PTS fructose transporter subunit IIABC: protein MSQLITAELVDLDLSAPTKDEAARSLAERMVALGRVTDLDGFLADVAAREAQMPTGLEGGIGIPHCRSAHVTEPTLGFGRAPAPIDFGATDGPADLIFLIAAPDGADSDHLSILSSLARHLADPDFTAALRAVTDPDRAAALIRGEAPAATPAPEPTAEATEPTPSADTSQETDETPPRSPAPENGRPEPSDQHAGASETQAQDTSGTAAPFRIVAVTSCPTGIAHTYMAAESLERAAEESGRGVEITVETQGSAGFERLAPGLISAADAVIFAHDVEVRERDRFAGKPTVDVGVKAAINRPAELIAEARAKAERGDVTAAVSTTAPMDSGGAPGDSFGTRLRTWLMTGVSYMVPFVAAGGLLIALSFAIGGYEIADAKSVADHFVWTEVHSWAALLNQVGGLAFSFLVPVLAGYIAYGMADRPGLVPGFVGGAVAVQIEAGFLGGLVAGLLAGALVMAIQKVSIPPVLRGIMPVVVIPLISSAIVGALMFVVIGKPIATAQKAMTDWLGGLTGTNAILLGLLIGLMMCFDLGGPVNKVAYAFATGGIASADPGNGSLMVMAAAMGAGMVPPLGMALATTVRGGLFTKTERENGKAAWVLGASFITEGAIPFAAADPLRVIPASMAGGAVTGALSMAFGSTLRAPHGGIFVVPLIGSPLLYLVAIAAGTIVTAGLTVLLKGARKTAAKPQGTASEKSEETRVPTAA, encoded by the coding sequence ATGAGCCAGTTGATAACCGCGGAGCTGGTCGATCTCGATCTTTCCGCACCTACCAAGGACGAAGCAGCACGCTCGCTCGCGGAGCGGATGGTGGCACTCGGCCGTGTCACAGACCTCGACGGCTTCCTCGCCGACGTCGCCGCACGCGAGGCCCAGATGCCGACCGGTCTCGAAGGGGGCATCGGCATCCCGCACTGCCGCAGCGCCCATGTCACCGAGCCCACCCTGGGCTTCGGGCGAGCGCCCGCGCCCATCGACTTCGGGGCCACCGACGGGCCGGCCGATCTCATCTTCCTGATCGCCGCACCGGACGGCGCCGACAGCGACCACCTCAGCATCCTGTCCTCGCTGGCGCGGCACCTCGCGGACCCTGACTTCACCGCCGCCCTGCGCGCCGTCACCGACCCGGACCGCGCCGCCGCACTCATACGCGGCGAAGCCCCCGCCGCCACCCCTGCCCCGGAACCGACAGCCGAGGCCACCGAGCCCACTCCGTCGGCCGACACGTCGCAGGAGACCGACGAGACTCCGCCCCGCTCTCCGGCACCGGAAAACGGCCGGCCGGAACCATCGGACCAGCACGCCGGGGCATCGGAGACCCAGGCCCAGGACACCTCCGGGACCGCCGCTCCTTTCCGGATCGTCGCCGTCACCTCCTGCCCCACGGGCATCGCCCACACCTACATGGCCGCCGAATCCCTGGAGCGTGCGGCCGAGGAGAGCGGCCGAGGGGTCGAGATCACCGTCGAGACTCAGGGCTCCGCGGGCTTCGAACGGCTTGCCCCGGGCCTCATCTCCGCCGCCGACGCTGTGATCTTCGCTCATGATGTGGAAGTACGGGAGCGCGACCGCTTCGCGGGCAAGCCCACCGTCGACGTCGGTGTGAAGGCTGCCATCAACCGCCCCGCCGAACTCATCGCCGAAGCCCGTGCCAAGGCCGAGCGGGGCGACGTCACCGCCGCCGTTTCGACCACCGCACCCATGGACAGCGGCGGGGCACCAGGAGACAGCTTCGGTACCCGGCTGCGCACCTGGCTGATGACCGGCGTCAGCTACATGGTGCCGTTCGTCGCGGCCGGCGGACTGCTGATCGCGCTCTCCTTCGCCATCGGCGGCTACGAGATCGCCGACGCCAAGTCCGTCGCCGACCACTTCGTGTGGACCGAGGTCCACAGCTGGGCCGCGCTCCTCAACCAGGTCGGCGGGCTCGCCTTCAGCTTCCTCGTGCCTGTCCTCGCCGGATACATCGCCTACGGCATGGCGGACCGGCCCGGGCTGGTGCCCGGCTTCGTGGGCGGCGCGGTCGCCGTGCAGATCGAAGCGGGCTTCCTCGGCGGCCTGGTGGCCGGACTGCTCGCCGGTGCACTGGTCATGGCCATCCAGAAGGTCAGCATCCCGCCCGTGCTGCGCGGCATCATGCCGGTCGTCGTCATCCCCCTGATCTCCTCGGCGATCGTCGGGGCGCTGATGTTCGTCGTGATCGGCAAGCCCATCGCCACCGCGCAGAAGGCCATGACCGACTGGCTCGGCGGGCTCACCGGCACCAACGCCATCCTGCTGGGTCTGCTGATCGGCCTGATGATGTGCTTCGACCTGGGCGGCCCGGTCAACAAGGTCGCCTATGCCTTCGCCACCGGCGGCATCGCCAGCGCCGACCCCGGCAACGGCAGCCTGATGGTGATGGCAGCCGCCATGGGCGCCGGAATGGTGCCGCCCCTGGGCATGGCCCTCGCCACGACAGTGCGCGGCGGGCTCTTCACCAAGACCGAGCGGGAGAACGGCAAGGCCGCCTGGGTGTTGGGCGCCTCCTTCATCACCGAGGGCGCCATCCCGTTCGCCGCCGCCGACCCGCTGCGCGTCATCCCTGCCTCCATGGCGGGCGGCGCGGTCACCGGTGCGCTCTCGATGGCTTTCGGAAGCACGCTCAGGGCCCCGCACGGCGGCATCTTCGTGGTGCCGCTGATCGGCTCCCCGCTGCTCTACCTCGTCGCCATCGCCGCCGGGACCATCGTCACCGCCGGTCTGACCGTGCTGCTCAAGGGCGCCCGCAAAACGGCTGCCAAGCCACAGGGCACAGCCTCTGAGAAGAGCGAAGAGACACGCGTTCCCACGGCGGCCTGA
- a CDS encoding RcpC/CpaB family pilus assembly protein produces MVSAVPRSRSSFPSRTSLSAPVPGFPPVRAGRGSRRSRRRGAPAPRRRVLSAGLAVCAAGIAVAVPDSGTARESEPRRADGRGPASERSVTPQPSDPAAVSAPVRISDAATVRLLSPGDRIDVLASESKNASARMVARSVRVVQVPKSSDTVTGDEADGALIVVAVTRRTATALAGAAAESRLAVTLC; encoded by the coding sequence GTGGTGAGCGCTGTGCCCCGATCCCGAAGCTCTTTTCCGTCCCGTACGTCCCTCTCCGCGCCTGTCCCCGGGTTCCCGCCCGTGCGGGCGGGACGGGGCAGCCGCAGGTCGCGCCGCCGAGGCGCGCCGGCCCCCCGGCGGCGGGTGCTGTCAGCCGGGCTGGCGGTCTGTGCCGCGGGAATCGCGGTCGCCGTCCCCGACAGCGGCACGGCGCGGGAGAGCGAGCCCCGGCGGGCGGACGGGCGCGGGCCTGCCAGTGAGAGATCTGTCACGCCTCAACCGTCGGATCCGGCTGCGGTATCCGCCCCGGTCCGGATCTCCGACGCGGCCACGGTCCGTCTGCTGAGCCCTGGCGACCGGATCGATGTGCTGGCGAGCGAATCCAAGAACGCTTCGGCACGGATGGTGGCCAGAAGTGTCCGAGTGGTCCAGGTGCCGAAGTCCAGCGACACTGTCACGGGCGATGAAGCCGATGGTGCGCTGATCGTGGTTGCCGTGACCCGGCGGACGGCGACGGCCCTCGCGGGTGCCGCGGCGGAATCCCGGCTGGCGGTGACGCTGTGCTGA
- a CDS encoding S-methyl-5'-thioadenosine phosphorylase, translating into MSEQAEIGVIGGSGFYSFLDDVTEVTVETPYGPPSDSLFLGETGGRRVAFLPRHGRGHHLPPNRINYRANLWALRSVGVRQVVAPCAVGGLRPQYGPGTLVIPDQLVDRTKSRVQTYFDGEPLPDGSVPQVIHVTFADPYCETGRQAALRAARGQGWEAVDGGAMCVIEGPRFSTRAESLWHAAQGWSVVGMTGHPEAILARELELCYSSLALVTDLDAGAETGEGVSHEEVLRVFGENVGRLRDVLFDAVRELPTADERKCACGAALGGQEPGFTLP; encoded by the coding sequence ATGAGCGAACAGGCAGAGATCGGCGTCATCGGCGGATCCGGCTTCTACTCCTTCCTCGACGACGTGACCGAGGTCACAGTAGAAACGCCGTACGGACCTCCGAGCGACTCCCTCTTCCTTGGTGAGACCGGCGGCCGGCGGGTGGCCTTCCTCCCCCGGCACGGGCGCGGCCACCACCTGCCGCCCAACCGCATCAACTACCGCGCCAACCTGTGGGCGCTGCGCTCCGTGGGAGTACGCCAGGTCGTCGCGCCCTGCGCTGTCGGCGGCCTCCGGCCCCAGTACGGACCAGGCACGCTTGTGATCCCCGACCAACTCGTGGACCGCACGAAGTCGCGGGTCCAGACCTACTTCGACGGCGAGCCGCTGCCCGACGGCAGCGTGCCCCAGGTCATCCACGTCACCTTCGCCGATCCGTACTGCGAGACGGGCCGCCAGGCTGCCCTGCGTGCGGCGCGGGGACAGGGCTGGGAAGCGGTCGACGGGGGCGCGATGTGTGTGATCGAGGGCCCTCGCTTCTCCACGCGCGCCGAGTCGCTCTGGCATGCCGCGCAGGGCTGGTCGGTGGTGGGCATGACGGGCCACCCCGAGGCGATCCTGGCCCGGGAGCTGGAGCTGTGCTACTCCTCGCTGGCGCTGGTCACGGATCTGGACGCGGGGGCGGAGACCGGCGAGGGCGTCTCCCACGAGGAGGTGCTGCGGGTCTTCGGCGAGAACGTGGGCCGCCTGCGCGATGTCCTCTTCGACGCGGTGCGCGAACTGCCCACCGCCGACGAACGCAAGTGCGCCTGCGGTGCGGCACTGGGCGGGCAGGAGCCGGGCTTCACACTGCCCTGA